In Musa acuminata AAA Group cultivar baxijiao chromosome BXJ3-9, Cavendish_Baxijiao_AAA, whole genome shotgun sequence, a single genomic region encodes these proteins:
- the LOC135648322 gene encoding cyclin-D6-1-like yields the protein MEFDLENPLTSSEDEHQGWGSISALFAAESDHMISTVGLIDLSSRRDAVSLVLQAQFDCNLDPFVAYLAINYIDRFLSKRKIQREKPWIIQLLSIACLSLASKMKKTNFMLANFQGKEGFIFDAQTIRRMELLVLGTLDWRMRSVTPFSFLSFFISFFSPARPPLLQALKAHATQILLKAKNEIKMLEFKPSVVAASSLLSAAYEIFPIQFPAFRAAVSSCNFVNEEKLWECSIVMGAATASATDGCDDSAGMGEGSSPETPVTVLGRHSSSSESETAVGSSSDGRELKKRRTTSTLRASCDHSG from the exons ATGGAGTTCGATCTTGAGAACCCGCTGACGAGTTCCGAAGACGAGCACCAGGGCTGGGGCTCCATATCGGCGCTCTTCGCCGCGGAGTCCGACCACATGATCTCCACCGTCGGTCTCATCGATCTCTCCTCCCGGAGAGACGCCGTGTCTTTGGTCCTCCAG GCGCAGTTCGATTGCAATCTGGATCCCTTCGTCGCTTACCTCGCAATCAACTACATCGATCGGTTCCTATCCAAGCGCAAAATCCAG AGAGAGAAGCCGTGGATCATCCAGTTGCTCTCTATCGCCTGCCTCTCCCTTGCCTCCAAGATGAAGAAGACCAACTTCATGCTCGCGAATTTCCAG GGAAAGGAAGGATTCATATTCGACGCTCAAACGATCCGGAGGATGGAGCTTCTGGTGCTTGGGACTTTGGATTGGAGGATGCGATCCGTCACCCCTTTTTCCTTCCTAAGTTTCTTCATCTCCTTCTTCTCGCCGGCTCGACCCCCTCTCCTTCAAGCCCTCAAAGCCCATGCCACCCAAATCCTTCTCAAAGCTAAAAACG aGATCAAGATGCTGGAGTTCAAACCTTCGGTGGTGGCTGCATCCTCACTGCTCTCCGCTGCCTACGAAATCTTCCCCATCCAGTTCCCGGCCTTCCGCGCCGCCGTCTCCTCCTGCAACTTCGTAAATGAA GAGAAGTTGTGGGAGTGCAGCATCGTGATGGGAGCCGCGACAGCATCGGCGACGGACGGCTGCGATGATTCGGCCGGGATGGGCGAAGGGTCGAGCCCCGAGACGCCAGTTACCGTCCTCGGCCGCCACTCCTCGAGCTCCGAGAGCGAGACGGCCGTTGGATCCTCATCGGACGGCCGGGAGCTCAAGAAGCGCCGGACCACTTCCACCCTCCGCGCCTCCTGCGATCACAGCGGATAA